From the Chloroflexus aurantiacus J-10-fl genome, one window contains:
- the hypF gene encoding carbamoyltransferase HypF translates to MTGEVNNPQQRRWRISVRGIVQGVGFRPFVFGLADRWRLAGFVRNDSNGVTIEVEGDEHALHAFVHALRAEAPPLARIDQVSVEPLALVGERSFVIATSQAQPQRRTLIAPDTATCADCLREINDPADRRYRYAFTNCTNCGPRFTIVLDVPYDRVNTTMRTFPLCAQCRAEYEDPRNRRFHAQPTACPACGPHLRWSVDTTDPLIAAATALANGDIVAVKGLGGYHLACAADDETAVSRLRQRKQREARPLALMVRDEAVAAHLCFIDPVAHTILTSPARPIVLLPRRPDAPVAPSVAPGMQTLGIMLPYTPLHHLLLAEYARVVGPTRPAAIVLTSGNLSDEPIAYEDDDAVQRLSPIADAMLSHNRPIHMRCDDSVVRVAAGGPLLIRRSRGYAPAPITLATALPCPILACGGHLKNTFALGRGREVFLSHHIGDLENLPTLRSFHEGIAHFQRLFDIQPEVVAYDLHPGYLATQAALAMAIPHKIGVQHHHAHIAAVLAEYGIDGPVIGLAADGSGYGPDSTVWGGEIFIATCADYRRVGHLAHLLLPGGEQAVRQPWRVAAAALSTIYGTDFWQLSLPLVQQLDRSAWTVLARMIERSLNTPRTSSLGRLFDAAAVLVGIGQTARYEGELAILLEQIADHDQPPYPLPLREAASAQEPFRLDGLALLAALVDDMQRGVAPAAIAGRVHQGVARGLLMACRRVRDEHGLTTVAVSGGVFQNVFLLETLTALLTADGFTVLIPRLAPPNDGGLALGQVVVAGAVMAMR, encoded by the coding sequence ATGACAGGCGAAGTGAACAATCCTCAGCAGCGGCGCTGGCGGATCAGTGTGCGCGGTATTGTGCAGGGGGTCGGCTTTCGGCCATTTGTGTTTGGTCTGGCCGACCGCTGGCGTTTAGCCGGTTTTGTGCGCAACGATAGCAACGGGGTTACGATAGAAGTCGAGGGCGACGAGCATGCCCTGCATGCGTTCGTGCATGCCCTGCGCGCAGAGGCACCACCGCTGGCCCGGATCGATCAGGTGAGTGTTGAGCCGCTGGCACTGGTTGGTGAGCGCAGCTTTGTGATTGCTACCAGCCAGGCTCAACCGCAGCGACGCACCCTGATCGCTCCTGATACCGCCACCTGTGCCGATTGTTTGCGCGAGATCAACGATCCTGCCGACCGCCGCTATCGGTATGCGTTCACCAACTGCACGAATTGCGGCCCGCGCTTTACGATAGTGCTCGATGTACCCTACGACCGCGTCAATACCACGATGCGAACCTTCCCCCTCTGCGCCCAGTGCCGGGCAGAGTACGAAGACCCGCGTAACCGGCGGTTTCACGCTCAACCAACGGCATGCCCGGCGTGCGGGCCGCACCTGCGCTGGTCGGTTGACACCACCGATCCGCTGATCGCGGCAGCCACAGCCCTGGCAAACGGCGACATCGTGGCCGTGAAGGGATTGGGTGGTTACCATCTGGCCTGTGCTGCTGATGATGAAACGGCGGTAAGCCGTCTTCGCCAACGCAAGCAGCGCGAAGCACGGCCACTGGCGCTGATGGTGCGCGATGAAGCAGTCGCCGCCCACCTTTGCTTCATCGATCCGGTAGCGCATACCATCCTGACCAGCCCGGCGCGTCCGATTGTGCTGTTACCCCGCCGGCCAGACGCACCGGTTGCCCCTTCGGTAGCGCCGGGGATGCAGACGCTGGGGATTATGCTCCCGTACACGCCGCTGCACCATCTGCTGCTGGCCGAATACGCCAGGGTGGTTGGCCCGACCCGCCCGGCGGCAATCGTGTTGACCAGCGGTAACCTGAGTGATGAACCGATTGCGTATGAAGACGACGATGCTGTGCAACGCTTAAGCCCAATTGCTGATGCGATGCTGAGTCACAATCGCCCGATCCATATGCGTTGTGACGACAGCGTCGTGCGGGTGGCTGCCGGTGGGCCATTGCTGATCCGGCGTTCACGGGGCTATGCCCCGGCACCGATCACCCTGGCGACTGCACTCCCCTGCCCGATCCTCGCCTGCGGTGGTCACCTCAAAAACACCTTCGCCCTCGGTCGTGGACGGGAGGTCTTCCTGAGCCATCACATCGGCGATCTGGAGAATCTCCCGACCCTGCGTTCATTCCACGAAGGCATTGCCCACTTTCAGCGCCTGTTCGACATCCAGCCGGAGGTGGTTGCTTACGATCTCCATCCCGGCTACCTGGCCACGCAGGCTGCCCTGGCGATGGCGATCCCGCACAAGATCGGCGTGCAGCATCACCACGCACATATTGCTGCGGTATTGGCCGAATATGGCATTGATGGGCCGGTGATTGGTCTGGCGGCGGATGGTAGCGGGTACGGGCCTGATAGCACGGTCTGGGGTGGTGAGATATTCATCGCGACCTGCGCCGATTACAGGCGGGTCGGGCATCTGGCGCATCTGCTACTGCCCGGCGGCGAACAGGCGGTACGCCAGCCGTGGCGGGTGGCCGCGGCTGCACTATCAACGATCTACGGCACCGACTTCTGGCAGCTTTCATTACCACTCGTCCAACAGCTTGATCGTTCAGCCTGGACAGTGCTGGCCCGCATGATAGAACGCTCGCTCAACACGCCACGGACATCGAGCCTGGGGCGCTTATTCGATGCAGCGGCGGTGCTGGTAGGGATCGGGCAAACAGCGCGCTACGAAGGGGAGCTGGCCATTCTCCTGGAACAGATTGCCGATCACGACCAGCCGCCCTACCCGCTGCCGCTCCGTGAAGCGGCGTCCGCTCAGGAGCCGTTTAGGCTGGATGGTCTCGCCCTGCTGGCGGCACTGGTTGATGACATGCAACGAGGGGTAGCGCCGGCGGCCATCGCCGGGCGCGTACACCAGGGAGTAGCCCGTGGTTTATTGATGGCCTGCCGGCGCGTGCGTGATGAGCATGGCCTCACAACCGTCGCGGTAAGTGGGGGTGTCTTCCAGAACGTGTTCCTGCTGGAAACCCTCACCGCACTGCTCACCGCCGACGGCTTCACCGTCCTGATCCCCCGCCTGGCGCCACCAAACGACGGCGGCCTGGCGCTTGGTCAGGTCGTGGTTGCCGGTGCAGTAATGGCTATGAGGTAG
- a CDS encoding SUMF1/EgtB/PvdO family nonheme iron enzyme, with amino-acid sequence MAKIPALGREQPELNLEQVYVPLYVVEREQMERFDTYLLGKLDGQADPRRDAYKAVETSRPVFRLLSEPSAIPRDRQQKRKGTNVNRDERPEPTTTRLLLVGRAGSGKTTTLHYGALMLARAFRKKRAFRTGDVAILRDRLQLFVTRCPFPIYARLTELMTYVRGRYTSADLVGVPATVVLDALDELLRRDVPDLPAGMVRDWVQNRDTPCLLMFDGLDETGDADERGHTIDLINSLVRAYPQHRYLLASRPFEGLSDRLAGFTERHLRPLDADDIKRLLNKFFLALRLKDSVADASLNPEGLVPEAAELWRSLERNPRLFDMATNPLLLTSMAVLVEGREPLPVERAKIYEKLVRLTIEAWRKAQLSRDRPGVTVKLFEESDDSVRLRLQLLAAHMLEQEQREVTLAQVRELLRPIYRAYYPDWHDERCDTYIRDLFAQLALHSGLVQARDIDTLFSFAHFTLQEYLAARHYTEQGRDKEAKVNALIDRWAERRWRETILLAIGHEATIGSREMAQMMIDRLRETGDPEAILLAGEALDEANARTVGELTRQRLAVADRLRALAALTADWRTAMHPDPVVRNRAAIMLDRLEADHDRPGLDLTQPDYWAARIESGAFSMGDDNGKSDDEKPQFVYHIRQPYALARFPVTNRQYLRFLDALAGRGGREEVAAAEEVRHLLRQHGLSPDQMRPRLRFWPGTRYRTGEGNCPVVAISWYAATAFAHWVDIWLHRIGVLHDGETVRLPTEAEWERAAAYPVVIPATDPRAGRREYPWGEWDEVPCLRANTHESGIGQLSVVGVFPHGAVACGAEDMAGNVWEWCSTPYLRYPLSGDVVAENLQKRTKDARYVLRGGSWISDRGGARCASRGGLNPVNVYADWGVRLARTFSLS; translated from the coding sequence ATGGCCAAAATCCCTGCCCTGGGTCGTGAACAGCCCGAACTGAACCTGGAGCAGGTCTACGTGCCGCTGTACGTGGTCGAGCGCGAGCAGATGGAGCGTTTCGACACCTATCTGCTCGGTAAGCTGGACGGGCAGGCTGATCCGCGCCGTGATGCCTACAAGGCGGTTGAGACCAGCCGACCGGTGTTTCGCCTGTTGAGTGAACCTTCAGCTATACCCCGCGATAGACAACAAAAGAGAAAGGGCACTAACGTAAACCGCGATGAACGTCCTGAACCAACTACCACCCGCCTGCTGCTGGTCGGGCGTGCCGGTAGCGGTAAGACGACCACCCTGCACTACGGGGCGCTGATGCTGGCGCGGGCGTTTCGTAAAAAACGGGCGTTTCGTACAGGCGATGTCGCTATCCTGCGTGATCGGTTGCAGCTCTTCGTCACACGCTGCCCGTTCCCGATCTACGCCCGCCTGACCGAGCTGATGACCTATGTGCGTGGGCGATACACCAGTGCCGATCTGGTCGGTGTACCGGCAACGGTGGTGCTCGATGCGCTCGACGAGCTGCTGCGGCGGGATGTGCCCGATCTACCGGCGGGGATGGTCAGGGACTGGGTACAAAACCGTGACACACCCTGTCTGCTGATGTTTGACGGCCTGGACGAGACCGGTGATGCCGATGAGCGCGGTCATACCATCGATCTGATCAACAGCCTGGTACGGGCCTACCCGCAGCATCGCTATCTGCTGGCCAGTCGCCCCTTTGAGGGGCTGAGTGACCGTTTGGCGGGGTTCACCGAACGCCATCTGCGTCCGTTGGATGCCGATGACATCAAACGTCTGCTCAACAAGTTCTTCCTGGCCCTTCGTCTGAAAGACAGTGTAGCTGATGCGTCACTCAACCCGGAGGGACTGGTACCAGAGGCGGCTGAATTATGGCGTAGCCTCGAACGGAACCCGCGCCTGTTTGATATGGCGACGAATCCGCTCTTGCTGACCAGTATGGCCGTGCTGGTTGAGGGACGCGAACCGCTGCCGGTCGAGCGGGCGAAAATCTACGAAAAGCTGGTGCGGTTGACCATTGAGGCATGGCGCAAAGCGCAATTGAGCCGTGACCGGCCAGGGGTGACGGTCAAGCTGTTTGAGGAGAGCGATGACAGTGTGCGCTTGCGGTTGCAGTTGTTGGCTGCCCACATGCTGGAGCAGGAACAGCGTGAAGTGACCCTGGCCCAGGTGCGCGAACTGCTACGTCCGATCTATCGTGCATACTATCCCGACTGGCACGATGAGCGTTGTGATACCTACATCCGCGATCTGTTTGCCCAGCTCGCCCTCCACAGTGGGCTTGTGCAGGCCCGCGACATTGACACCCTCTTCAGTTTTGCCCACTTTACCCTGCAGGAGTATCTGGCTGCCCGCCACTATACCGAACAGGGCCGCGATAAGGAAGCAAAGGTTAACGCCCTGATCGACCGCTGGGCAGAGCGACGCTGGCGAGAGACGATCCTGCTCGCGATTGGTCACGAAGCCACTATTGGCTCGCGCGAGATGGCGCAGATGATGATTGATCGGTTGCGCGAAACCGGCGATCCGGAGGCCATATTGCTGGCCGGTGAGGCACTGGATGAAGCCAATGCCCGCACGGTGGGCGAGCTGACCAGGCAACGGCTGGCGGTTGCCGACCGCCTGCGTGCCCTGGCTGCCCTGACCGCCGACTGGCGCACGGCGATGCATCCCGATCCGGTGGTGCGCAATCGGGCTGCAATCATGCTCGACCGGCTCGAGGCTGATCACGACCGCCCCGGCCTGGATCTGACACAGCCCGACTACTGGGCGGCCCGCATCGAGTCCGGGGCGTTCAGTATGGGTGATGACAACGGGAAATCTGATGACGAGAAGCCTCAATTCGTTTATCACATCCGCCAGCCCTACGCCCTGGCCCGCTTTCCGGTCACCAACCGCCAGTACCTGCGCTTCCTCGACGCGCTGGCAGGGCGCGGCGGTCGGGAAGAGGTGGCGGCTGCGGAAGAGGTACGCCACCTGCTCCGGCAGCATGGCCTCTCTCCTGATCAGATGCGCCCACGATTACGATTCTGGCCTGGTACACGCTATCGAACGGGTGAAGGCAACTGTCCGGTGGTCGCTATATCCTGGTACGCGGCCACTGCCTTTGCCCACTGGGTAGACATCTGGCTGCACAGGATCGGGGTACTGCACGACGGGGAAACGGTACGGTTGCCGACCGAAGCCGAGTGGGAGCGGGCCGCTGCCTATCCGGTGGTGATACCGGCCACTGACCCCCGTGCTGGACGGCGGGAATACCCGTGGGGAGAGTGGGATGAGGTGCCCTGCCTGCGGGCAAATACTCACGAAAGCGGGATCGGTCAGCTCTCTGTCGTCGGTGTCTTTCCCCACGGCGCGGTGGCCTGTGGTGCCGAAGACATGGCGGGCAACGTCTGGGAATGGTGCAGCACCCCGTATCTGAGGTATCCGCTGAGCGGTGATGTGGTTGCTGAGAACCTGCAAAAACGAACCAAAGATGCTAGATACGTGCTGCGCGGCGGCTCGTGGATCAGCGATCGTGGCGGCGCCCGTTGCGCCTCTCGCGGCGGCCTCAATCCCGTTAACGTCTACGCCGATTGGGGTGTGCGTCTTGCCCGTACATTCTCCTTGTCTTAA
- a CDS encoding ExeM/NucH family extracellular endonuclease, which produces MRWIAGWTRHWMYLALVVALIAVQAGVSTPVARAVSADLVISQVYGGGGNSGAPYTNDFVEIFNRGTTTVSLSGLSIQYASATGTGNFGSNPIVLLSGSLAPGQYYLVQLSGGATGSPLPTPDATGSINASASAGKFALVNSTSGLACNGGSTPCSPAQLALIIDLVGYGSANFFEGAPAPTLSNTTAALRNTNGCVDTDNNASDFSAGSPNPRNTSSPANPCSSPPPPPPMMGNCPDVPNVTLIHQIQGTTDTSPCAGEEVLVAGVVVGDFEGPSPNLRGFYVQEEATDADSDPLTSEGIFVFNGNNNNVALGNLVQVRGTVSEFQGQTQISATQITVVGSGTIDPTDVAMPFPAADYLERFEGMLVRFPMKLVVTEHFQLGRFGQVVMSAAERLYQPTSLFPPGPLASALQAANDLNRIIVDDNLQNQNPDPILFGRGGNPLSAANTLRGGDSVTGLVGVMTYTWAGNAASGNAYRVRPVGDLSDLTPGGGVPVFVAENPRPTTPPAVGGSITVVGMNLLNYFNTFSGCTNGLTGGPTDCRGAENATEFTRQTAKTVATIVALNPAVLGLMEVENDGYGPASAIADLVNRLNSATAPGTYAFIDVDAATGQVDALGNDAIKVGIIYQPALVTPVGQTAALNTPAFITGGDSAPRNRAALAQAFEVNASGARFVVSVNHFKSKGSPCDAPDAGDGQGNCNIVRTNAANTLAAWLASDPTGINDPDVLIIGDLNSYAKEDPIRALETQGYENLVERFGGANAYSYVFNGQWGYLDYALANASLSPQIAGIAEWHINADEPSVLDYNTNFKSAGQISSLYAPDFYRTSDHDPIVVGLDLDGVPPTTTATVSGPNNPLCPADCYAGSATVTLTATDDRSGVVEIAYQINGGGFQPYTGPFTFSSDGTYTVEFFARDGAGNVEPTQTLVVKVSSFPALSPLDTFNRAPGRLGRDWGGATQSDQYRIENNAVTVEKGGLAWWRPTVFGPDQEAYLRLTNINPAGQHHTLALKVNGNQGQNGAILVSYDALNQQVVVEALVRGQGFLTIATFPAVLQPGDTLGARAHADGTVEVFVRCESIGLADTRPVASNRYVGTGGRIGVWFLDTVGAAFDDFGGGNLTP; this is translated from the coding sequence ATGCGTTGGATTGCAGGTTGGACGCGCCACTGGATGTATCTCGCGCTGGTGGTTGCCCTGATTGCGGTGCAGGCCGGTGTATCAACACCGGTGGCACGCGCAGTCAGTGCCGATCTGGTGATCAGCCAGGTCTATGGAGGCGGTGGCAACAGTGGCGCACCGTATACCAACGATTTTGTCGAGATTTTTAATCGCGGTACGACAACGGTTAGCCTGAGCGGTCTATCGATTCAGTACGCCAGTGCAACCGGGACGGGCAATTTTGGCAGTAACCCAATTGTGTTGCTCAGTGGATCGCTGGCTCCTGGCCAGTATTATCTGGTGCAACTGTCCGGCGGGGCGACCGGTAGCCCGCTACCGACACCGGACGCAACCGGTTCAATCAATGCCAGTGCCTCAGCCGGGAAATTTGCGCTCGTGAACAGCACGAGTGGTCTGGCATGCAACGGCGGCTCGACCCCCTGTTCGCCGGCGCAACTGGCCCTGATCATTGATCTGGTCGGTTATGGGAGTGCCAATTTCTTCGAGGGCGCGCCGGCACCGACGTTGAGTAATACAACGGCAGCCCTGCGTAATACGAACGGTTGTGTCGATACTGACAACAACGCAAGCGATTTCAGCGCCGGATCGCCCAATCCGCGCAACACGAGCAGTCCTGCCAATCCATGTAGCAGTCCACCGCCACCCCCGCCGATGATGGGCAATTGTCCTGATGTGCCGAATGTAACCCTCATTCACCAGATACAAGGCACAACCGACACCTCACCCTGTGCCGGTGAAGAGGTGCTGGTAGCAGGTGTGGTCGTGGGTGATTTTGAAGGCCCTTCACCCAACCTGCGCGGCTTCTACGTGCAGGAAGAGGCAACCGATGCCGACAGCGATCCGCTGACGTCCGAAGGCATCTTTGTCTTCAACGGCAACAACAACAACGTGGCTCTGGGTAATCTGGTTCAGGTGCGTGGCACGGTCAGTGAATTTCAAGGCCAAACCCAGATTAGTGCAACCCAAATCACGGTTGTCGGCAGTGGTACCATCGACCCGACTGACGTAGCCATGCCCTTCCCCGCAGCCGACTATCTCGAACGGTTTGAAGGCATGCTGGTGCGTTTCCCGATGAAACTGGTAGTGACCGAACACTTCCAGCTCGGTCGCTTCGGTCAGGTGGTGATGTCGGCAGCGGAACGCCTCTACCAGCCGACCAGCCTCTTCCCGCCAGGGCCGCTGGCCAGTGCGTTACAGGCTGCGAATGACCTCAATCGTATCATTGTCGACGACAACTTGCAGAATCAAAATCCCGACCCGATCCTGTTTGGGCGTGGTGGCAATCCGTTGAGTGCAGCCAATACCCTGCGCGGTGGCGATAGCGTGACCGGACTGGTTGGGGTGATGACCTACACCTGGGCCGGTAATGCGGCGAGCGGGAATGCGTATCGGGTACGGCCGGTGGGTGATTTGAGCGATTTGACGCCGGGTGGCGGCGTCCCGGTCTTCGTCGCCGAGAACCCACGTCCGACGACACCGCCGGCGGTTGGCGGCAGCATCACCGTGGTCGGGATGAATTTGCTGAACTATTTCAACACCTTCAGCGGCTGTACCAATGGTCTTACCGGTGGGCCGACCGATTGCCGTGGGGCCGAGAATGCGACCGAATTTACCCGCCAGACCGCCAAGACGGTAGCGACGATTGTTGCGCTCAACCCGGCCGTCCTGGGCCTCATGGAGGTTGAGAACGACGGCTATGGCCCGGCCAGTGCGATTGCCGATCTGGTTAATCGGCTGAACAGTGCGACAGCGCCGGGAACCTATGCCTTCATCGATGTTGATGCCGCGACCGGTCAGGTTGATGCGCTCGGCAACGATGCGATCAAGGTGGGGATTATCTATCAGCCGGCTCTGGTCACACCGGTCGGTCAGACGGCGGCGCTCAATACACCCGCCTTCATCACCGGCGGTGATAGCGCACCGCGCAATCGGGCAGCGCTGGCCCAGGCATTTGAGGTGAATGCGAGCGGTGCCCGCTTCGTGGTCAGTGTCAACCATTTCAAGAGCAAAGGCAGCCCCTGTGATGCGCCGGATGCCGGTGACGGCCAGGGCAACTGCAACATCGTGCGCACCAATGCCGCCAATACGCTGGCGGCCTGGCTGGCGAGTGATCCGACCGGAATCAACGATCCTGACGTGCTGATCATCGGTGACTTGAACAGCTACGCTAAAGAGGACCCCATCCGTGCCCTTGAGACGCAGGGGTACGAGAACCTGGTTGAGCGCTTTGGGGGCGCGAATGCTTACTCGTATGTCTTCAACGGTCAGTGGGGCTATCTCGATTATGCGCTGGCAAATGCGAGCCTCAGTCCCCAGATCGCCGGCATAGCCGAGTGGCACATCAATGCTGATGAACCGTCGGTCCTCGACTACAACACCAATTTCAAGTCGGCGGGTCAGATCAGTAGCCTGTACGCCCCCGATTTCTACCGCACCTCAGATCACGATCCAATCGTGGTTGGTCTCGACCTGGACGGAGTACCGCCAACGACCACGGCGACGGTCAGCGGGCCGAATAACCCGCTCTGTCCGGCTGATTGCTATGCGGGCAGCGCCACCGTGACGCTCACCGCAACCGATGATCGGTCGGGCGTTGTCGAGATCGCGTATCAGATCAACGGCGGCGGCTTCCAGCCCTACACCGGGCCGTTCACCTTCAGTAGTGACGGCACGTATACCGTCGAGTTCTTTGCCCGCGATGGTGCCGGCAATGTTGAACCAACCCAGACCCTGGTGGTCAAGGTGAGTTCCTTTCCGGCTCTATCTCCCCTCGATACATTCAACCGCGCCCCAGGCCGCCTGGGGCGAGACTGGGGTGGGGCAACCCAGAGTGATCAATACCGCATCGAGAATAATGCAGTGACGGTAGAGAAGGGTGGTCTGGCCTGGTGGCGGCCAACCGTCTTTGGGCCAGATCAGGAAGCCTATCTGCGCCTGACGAACATCAATCCGGCGGGACAGCATCACACGCTGGCCTTGAAAGTGAACGGCAATCAGGGGCAAAACGGTGCCATTCTGGTCAGCTACGATGCGCTCAATCAGCAAGTGGTGGTTGAGGCGTTGGTACGCGGGCAGGGCTTCCTGACCATCGCCACCTTCCCGGCGGTGCTCCAACCCGGTGACACCCTCGGTGCCCGTGCGCACGCCGACGGTACTGTTGAAGTCTTCGTGCGCTGCGAATCAATTGGTCTGGCCGACACGCGACCGGTAGCCAGCAACCGCTACGTCGGTACCGGCGGCCGGATCGGGGTCTGGTTCCTCGACACTGTCGGTGCTGCCTTCGATGATTTCGGTGGCGGTAATCTCACGCCGTAG